Below is a window of Sandaracinaceae bacterium DNA.
CGCCGCGCTCGCGCGCCTCGGCGTCGCGGGCCGTGCGCAAGATCAGCTCCGCCGCGCCGCAGGCGATGTCCGGAGGCACGGGGGCGTCCTGCTCGCGGAACCGGTCGAAGGAGATCTGGTAGGTGTCGATGGCGCCCTCCCAGTCTCCGGCCTCCGCCTGCGCCTCCGCGGCCGCCGCGAGCACCTCCGCCGCCACCGACGTGATCCGGTACTGGCAGCGGTGCTCGACGCAGATCTGATCGCTCGTGCAATCGTCTCGCCCGCTGCAGGTGGAGCCCGCGGCGGGGCGCCGCGACGCTTGCGCGCGCTGCCCGCGGTCGTCGACCGGTGCGGGCCCCTCGCCCGTGCCCTCGTCGCCACGCTCCTCGGCTGCGGGCTCCTCCGCGCCGAGCGGCTCGGCCTTGGGGCGGCAGCCGGCGATGAGGCAGAGCGAGGCGAGCGCGAGGATCCAGCGTGAGCTCATGGCGGCGAACGCTACTCAGACTGGGCGTCGGACGCCAGCGCCAAGCCGATCGCCGGGTCCCCCGGGAGACGCCTCAGAAGACGACCTCGAGCCCGAGCGTCGCGTTGATGGAGTTGTTGTTCGGGACGCCCACGCGCCCGTAGCGGAAGCTCGGGAACTCGTGGTGCACGAACGCGCCGGCGAGGACCAGGCGGAAGCTCTGGAAGGGGCCGAGCGAGGCCCCCTCGCTGCCCGGCGTCACGGTCCAGATCAGCTGCGCGCCGGCCAGGTAGCTCTCCATGTCGCTCAGCTCGCGGTCGCCCGTGAAGTACTGGCCGCGTGGACGCAGCGCGTAGTCGTCCGAGAAGAACGCGGCCGCGCCCTGTCGGTAGTAGCGGCCGCGGACCCGGAAGCGCAGCGCGCCGTCGATCGACTGCTCGTAGGCCAGCTCCGCGGTGATCGAGCGGACGTCCCAGTTGTCCCGGTAGGCGCGGCCGCTGGCCTGCAACGCGCCGCTCAGGGGCTCGATCCAGAGTCGCGCCGCGAGCGCGCCCGCGTACCGGAACCGATGCTCCGGGTGGTTCTCCTGGGCCGCGGATCGGCCCAGCCAGACGGCGCGATAGGGGTTGCTCTGGAAGCCGTCGACGAGCTGCGCGGTGACGGTGGCCTGGGTCACGAAGATGGGCGCCCAGGCCTGGGTCCAGCTGCCCTGGAAGGTCTGGAGATCGATGTCCAGCGAGGCGCGATCGGTGTCGGTGTCGTCGAAGCAGCCCTCGCTCGAGTCGAGTCGCCGGCGCTCGACCGCCTCCTGGACGCGTGGCTGGTTGAGGTTGCACACCTGGTCGAAGCCGCGCGCGTAGCTGAGATCGAAGGTCGTGTTGCGCTCGAAGAGATCCGTGCGCGCGCCGACGGTGAAGCTGTGTGAGCGGTAGTCGTTCTCGAAGCCGTAGCTGTAGCTCGCGCGGAGGCTGCCGTACTGGCTGCGCGCCTGGAAGCCGCCCGTCACCACCGACCGGAAGTCCGTGAGGCTCGCGCTCGAGATCGCGTCCACGTCCGCGCTCGGCGCGTCGACGATGGCCACGCTCGCGCCGCTGACGATGTCGGCGTCATAGCTCACGTTGAGGGTCAGCTCGTCCGCGGGGTCGATCCGGAGGTTGGCCCGCGGGTTGATCACGAGCATCTCGAGCGGGCCGCCGAACTCGTAGAAGAGCGTCGAGTAGAGATCGAACTGACCCGCGTCCGCCGTCGCCACGCTCGGCGACGCGACCGCGCCTGCGAGGAGCGACGCGAGCAGGAGCGCGCGCTGGGCTCTCAGTTGCACCCGCAGCCGCCTCCGGTGACCGCGCCGGCGCCGTAGCTGCCCTCGCGGTTGGTCAAGACGTGCTCCTCCTGCGCCGCGGCGGTGCCCTCGGAGCCGAAGGTCATGGCCGGATCGGCGAGGTACTCGCGCTCCTCGGGCCTCACCATCACGCACCCGGAGGCGAGCACGAGCGCGAGGAG
It encodes the following:
- a CDS encoding DUF3570 domain-containing protein, with amino-acid sequence MQLRAQRALLLASLLAGAVASPSVATADAGQFDLYSTLFYEFGGPLEMLVINPRANLRIDPADELTLNVSYDADIVSGASVAIVDAPSADVDAISSASLTDFRSVVTGGFQARSQYGSLRASYSYGFENDYRSHSFTVGARTDLFERNTTFDLSYARGFDQVCNLNQPRVQEAVERRRLDSSEGCFDDTDTDRASLDIDLQTFQGSWTQAWAPIFVTQATVTAQLVDGFQSNPYRAVWLGRSAAQENHPEHRFRYAGALAARLWIEPLSGALQASGRAYRDNWDVRSITAELAYEQSIDGALRFRVRGRYYRQGAAAFFSDDYALRPRGQYFTGDRELSDMESYLAGAQLIWTVTPGSEGASLGPFQSFRLVLAGAFVHHEFPSFRYGRVGVPNNNSINATLGLEVVF
- a CDS encoding DUF4266 domain-containing protein codes for the protein MLLALVLASGCVMVRPEEREYLADPAMTFGSEGTAAAQEEHVLTNREGSYGAGAVTGGGCGCN